A region of Procambarus clarkii isolate CNS0578487 chromosome 22, FALCON_Pclarkii_2.0, whole genome shotgun sequence DNA encodes the following proteins:
- the LOC138367468 gene encoding hepatitis A virus cellular receptor 1-like has product MTGTLPAGTLMIGTLPTVTLMTGTLPTGPMMTGTLPTVTLMTGTLPTGPMMTGTLPAGTLPAGTLMTGTLPTGPMMTGTLPTGTLMTGTLPTGTLMTGTLPTGTLPTGTLMTGTLPTGPLMTGTLPTGPMMTGTLPTGTLMIGTLPTGTLPTGTLMTGTLPTSTLPTGTLMNGTLPTGTLPTGTLPTGTLMNGTLPTGTLPTGTLMNGTLPTGTLPTGTLLTGTLPTGTLPTGTLMNGTLPTGTLPTGTLMNGTLPTGTLPTGTLMNGTMPTGTLMNGTMPTGTLPTGTLMNGMYRIRKLNEKK; this is encoded by the coding sequence ATGACTGGCACCCTGCCGGCTGGCACTCTGATGATTGGCACCCTGCCGACAGTCACTCTGATGACTGGCACCCTGCCGACTGGCCCTATGATGACTGGCACCCTGCCGACAGTCACTCTGATGACTGGCACCCTGCCGACTGGCCCTATGATGACTGGCACCCTGCCGGCTGGCACCCTGCCGGCTGGCACTCTGATGACTGGCACCCTGCCGACTGGCCCTATGATGACTGGCACCCTGCCGACTGGCACTCTGATGACTGGCACCCTGCCGACTGGCACTCTGATGACTGGCACCCTGCCTACTGGCACCCTGCCTACTGGCACTCTGATGACTGGCACCCTGCCGACTGGCCCTCTAATGACTGGCACCCTGCCGACTGGCCCTATGATGACTGGCACCCTGCCGACTGGCACTCTGATGATTGGCACCCTGCCTACTGGCACCCTGCCTACTGGCACTCTAATGACTGGCACCCTGCCTACTAGCACCCTGCCTACTGGCACTCTGATGAATGGCACCCTGCCGACTGGCACCCTGCCTACTGGCACCCTGCCTACTGGCACTCTGATGAATGGCACCCTGCCTACTGGCACCCTGCCTACTGGCACTCTGATGAATGGCACCCTGCCGACTGGCACCCTGCCTACTGGCACCCTGCTTACTGGCACCCTGCCTACTGGCACCCTGCCTACTGGCACTCTGATGAATGGCACCCTGCCTACTGGCACCCTGCCTACTGGCACTCTGATGAATGGCACCCTGCCTACTGGCACCCTGCCTACTGGCACTCTGATGAATGGCACCATGCCTACTGGCACTCTGATGAATGGCACCATGCCTACTGGCACCCTGCCTACTGGCACTCTGATGAATGGCATGTATCGAATCAGAAAGCTGAATGAAAAGAAATGA